In the genome of Xenopus tropicalis strain Nigerian chromosome 10, UCB_Xtro_10.0, whole genome shotgun sequence, the window CCATTGCTTTTTCAGACTTCTGAATGAGGGCGAGAAACGCCCTTTCGTGGAGGAAGCAGAGAGGCTGCGAATCCAACATAAGAAGGATCATCCAGACTACAAGTACCAGCCACGGCGCAGAAAGTCCGTAAAgaatgggcagtcagaacaagagGACGGCGCTGAGCAAACCCACATCTCCCCTAATGCCATTTTTAAGGCCCTGCAGGCTGATTCCCCACATTCTGCCTCCAGCATGAGCGAAGTCCACTCTCCTGGAGAACATTCAGGTATGGAGCCTTTACTTGTATTGGATAATAGAGGGTTAAATCATTTTAACATACTGCAACGCATTGCGCATTTGTTTAGCAGAGAATAGGTTAAACTGCTTGCTCCTTTACTTTGGCATTGCAGAAAGGGAAATTAGCCCCTTAATTTGTCATTCTAAGGACTTGCTGTGTTCAAGGTCTCCTGATCTTCTAAACACTTGGGTTTTGGCTTTAACCCAGGTTGTGTGTCACTAAGTGCTTCTGGGCATCCATCTACTTTATGGATGCTGGGACTACAActggctgaggatgatgggaattgtagttgagTTTGGGCATGTCTGGGTTAATATATTTCTAATCAGGGGGATTTGCAAGGAGGTATCAGCTGTAAGCATCTTGGCATTTGGAATGTGCAATTCAACAACAGATGGAGAGCCACCGGTTGCAGAAAGTGGGCTACCCTGTTAGCAGTCTGGTCTCAGTGCGTGATCTGACAGATTAGTTGTTGCCAATGTAAATACACAGCAGTGTGAGTTGCACAGTCTCTACCCAGGAACCCAGCCTCCACTCTGCTTTGCAATGAAAGTGCTAGTATGGCTGGTCTAAAGCCAAAATCTGGAATTACCCATATTACAGAAGTGTGATTCCATGATTCACAGGCACACATGGGATATTGAATATTTAGTCATCATGCCTATAGGCAAGTACAAATTTTACTTCAGAGCTAgcagcccatggcaaccaatcagcagttagcatttactggttgttAATAAAATAACAGTGAAGAGATCGGATTgttactataggttactagacctggagcaaactctCCGCAGTTTACTATATCACCCCATGGGTACTCATTGTAGAAAAATAGATTCAACTAACTGACTCGCATTCTTATCATCATTTGTCTTTGATTTTTACAGGTCAGTCCCAAGGCCCACCAACTCCTCCAACTACCCCCAAGACAGACGTCCAGCCTGGAAAGCCAGACCTGAAGAGGGAGGGCAGGCCACTGCAGGAGAGCGGTAGGCAGCCACCTCACATCGATTTCCGAGATGTAGATATTGGTGAACTGAGCAGTGAGGTCATCTCTACCATCGAAACCTTTGATGTCAATGAATTTGACCAATACCTGCCACCCAATGGCCACCCAGGTGTTGGCTCCAcacaggccccatacacaggcagttaTGGCATCAACAGCACCCCCAGCGCTACTCCGGGTGCTGGCCCTGCCTGGATGTctaaacaacaacagcagcagcagcaacaaccACAGCCTCCCCAACACTCACTGTCAACCATAAACAGCGAGCAAAGCCAGTCCCAGCAAAGGACACACATCAAGACTGAACAACTGAGCCCTAGCCATTACAGTGACCAGCAGCAACAGcactccccccagcagctgaactacagctccttCAACCTGCAGCATTACAGCTCTTCCTACCCAACCATTACCCGTGCCCAGTATGACTACACAGAGCACCAAGGCTCCAACTCTTATTACAGTCACGCAAGCGGTCAGAATTCTGGTCTCTACTCCAACTTTAGCTACATGAATCCAAGCCAGCGCCCCATGTACACGCCTATTGCAGACACGACGGGAGTTCCATCCATCCCCCAGACACACAGCCCACAACACTGGGAGCAGCCTGTCTATACACAGCTCACCAGGCCCTAGATATGTGAATAGGACAATGACTTTTTATAAAGACATGAAATCCCCATTTACTGGGAAGCAAGTGGCGCCCTCTGCTGGTTACCAGCAATAACTGCTGTAACTCTCCAACAAGAACTTGCAACAAAGAGAGCAAGCTCAGTGACAGTCATAAGGGGTTTAACAAAAGCAGTTGCTTGGCTGCTCAGGTGACTTTATCATTAAGGCATTTTTAGCCACATTTGGGGAAAATTGCTAAAGCAGAATGTCCTCTGTGAGGACTATTGTCTAGCTCTGTCATttagtatgtactgtgtatgtttCATTGCCTTTACGGGGGTTTTTACATTTATACTTTAGAcaactttttgtaaaaaaaaatgttcttaattTCTTCCCTCCGACCGCTGAACTAGTAGAACTCTCCAGCTTTTCTGCAATTTCATGTATTTTTGTAATTCAAATCGAAGAACGTTTATTTTCAAGAGTAGAATTGAATCTGGCCTTATACTGTGTTAAGTAATCCTGACAAGCTTCTAAGAAGCAACTAGAGGATCCGAAAGAGCATCAAGTAGGAGATTCGCCATGGTACATCATGAATGTAGGAAATATTTTTCCATATAGATATATACCCAAGTGCCAACAACCAAGTTGCCTAATAAACAAGTGCCCTTTTTTACCTTCACTCATATCCAGCAGTTAATATTAATTGCCAGTTTTGCCTTAGACAAAATcacctgcagattttttttttcaattcctaaattatttattttatataaaagctaaaatgaaaaaaaataaaaataaaaaaaaaaagcttattgaGATCCCTGCTCCTTCCCATGACTTAAATATTTTAGCATGCTCTGATTCCATTCTcggaaactgcattttttttttttgttaaattatggATTCTGCTGTTTCTTCCATCTGTTATTATTCTGTTCTAAATTCCTTGGCAAATATGTTCGAAAAAGATCAGACCATTGAATTAGATTTGATCTAACAAGACGCATTTTATAGGATACAAATGGAAACAACCGAATAGCGTTATTAATCATTTTTGAGccgagaaaaaaaatattaatttataccGAAATCGTTACCtaatgttttaaaacaaacaaaaaaaacaaaacctcggTGCTAATTAGATGATACAGTGAACAATAATGTCATATAAAGTGCAGTCTGACTAGTGAAGTTTTAACCCTTGCTtcaaaaattgtattatttttgtatatGTTTAGATCTGATGAAGCACTCCTTAATTATTGCATTTGTTACAAAAAAGCAGGCCTTAAATATTTCTTTAACTTAAACAAAAAGAATATACGATGTTTGTTAGTCGTCGCTGGATTTTTGTAAATTGtattgtgcgacttttttttttttttttgactattTCTATGTTTTGTGTCTTTTGTGAAACTTACCCTCTTGTGTATTATTTTGCAATAAATATACTATGTACTAAAAGTTAGAATGGCTGTCTTTTGCATTTGGTCAGTTTTGTATGgagcaaggggggggggcattaagcaTTAGAATAAGTGCCAACAAATTCTTAAGTGCTATAAAACAACACAAACTATGCACAAAtaacatgtaaaataaaatacaaattaccACGTAGGTGGTAAATACAACCCTGCTCAACTGAGTTTACAATTAATAATCTATTTATATCCCCTAGTATATCATTTCCAAATAGTATTAAACATAATAAAGATTTGCCCTTAATGGGCTCTTATATATTTTTGAGTTAAACAATGGAATAATTCTCCTCTTATACAACTAAAATCCTTTTCTGTATTATTGTGTTTATACTTGGGTGGGACCTGCCATATTTCTTCACTTAGCTGAGGTATTTTACATGGGCTTTGTAACCACTAGGACCTATTTTGTTAACATGGTATTCTAAGGAGAATGCATATAGTCAGGATAGATATAGTCAGGATGGATGAATTATATCCCTCGTGCCTTACTGCATGgcagtattttcttttttgcccATGACTATCCTCAGGAAAAGACTCAGTGACAAGTTATATGAAATTTCGTCGGGCAGGATTTAAGATTTTGACCAgccgccattgaaggtgcccgagcaaaatctgcgcttagggctgaatcgtcaggtggaggtcgaatccctattatttctacctccgtatctcacaattcagccctgaacattaatGGAGGGaacgcaggaaagattgtaattggtatgtgtatggccacctttactgcacTGGATAATAACTTTCATATCATTTCCAGTTAAAAATTTACTTAAAAGCCACCTTGATGCTGCTGGGGGCCAAGGTGCATAAAGGGCCTTGGAAAGTCCTAATCCATGATGAACAAATTGACATGTGGCCCTGTAACTTCTAGTTACGCCACTTGTTGTAGGACTGTTAATATCATAATAACATTctgattttgtttgtttgtttttttaaatatttagttgTAATTAGTCTCCTTTATTTTATGTCTCATTCTGACCTGACCTGGAATTTAACATACAACCTGGTATTTTTTAACCCAATGCCTACATTTCTTCTGCTTTTCTAATTCAAAATAGTCCAATAATTAGAATGCTATTAACATGGACCTGGCATTTTGTCATCAAAGACCCAGCATGACACCGATAGTGGATTTAGACTGACCATAcctaagtgctgattggttgttatctATACCCGCACTGGTGCAATGTAGGCAGAGAATAATGAAGGATTAGGGAGGCTTAACCTCCCCAAAGAAGACCAATtcctatataaaatacatatatgaatataaatttcACATTAGAAAGTCTGTATCCATCCTCCCCTGATTCATCTACAGATTATCTTTATTGACTCCCAATCTTGTTTCTGCTGAATAAAATACAAGATATCTTTCTTGACCTTGCACTGTATCCAGGTTGGCTGTAACACCCCCTGCCGCCACTAACCAAGAACTGACAAATCCTTACTGGCAACATTTTACAAATAGTTAACTAATGATTAGGTGCATTCTTATGATAATGAAATATTCGTGGTTTTGAAGGATAACTACACCCACATCTAGGCAAgtttacaatatacattaatgaCACAATTTGATTGATTTTGAATGTAATGGCAACTGAAAGTATTTTGCTGTTCCCTGTAGCATTAGGTGTTAGCTCTGCAGCCAATACTCCAGTTCTCACTATGCTTTGCACACTTTTGATTCTTTCTCTTCACCAGTCTATAAATCACAGAACGTGTAAGTCGTTGTGGGAATTATAAATCACTACatttttaaatactgtttaatgGAAATGATAAGCATATTTACAGTTGTTAAGACCAGTTTGATAGTCCCGGCTTAGGGTTACATGCTGCCTAGAGCTGTCCTCCCCTGCACCACAGAGTATTGTCCAGCTGTGTGATATCCAGCTCTGTCCATTGAAAAGCAAGTGTCTCAGCTTCAGCCACTGGGAACCCTGCTGGGCACTTTCTAAATCTTTCTAGTGGATTCTCCCCACTGACTCAGGCTTTAGGCTGGGATAAGGCTAACATGAAGATAAAGGCATACCAGTCAGAAGGAggaaaacacacaaaataaattacCTGTTAACATATTTCTGCCCTTCTTGGTCATTAGTGACTAATCATACAGTTTTCTGCCTTACTTATGAGACAGGTATTTAACCATTTCAGTGACTGCTTAGTGCAGAATAACCTCAGCTTGAGGcatctttttaaatgtattaaaatctttaaaaaggcCTTATATAAATGATAAAGTATTCAACCCCATATACAGCCATCAGTAAGTATTAATATGTTGTTATTAACAATGTGATTTAGGCTGTTGTGTATTATCTGTGTTCTCATCGTTAGGCCTGAAGATCACGATTAGTCTTGTCACATCCATGGCCAATTGCACCAACCCAGTCGTATAGCTAGTAATTCCCCTAGTGACTAGTTATGCATCCATTTGTGTTGTCTGCATCAAACCTTTCCCACTACAATATCCTTGGCTGTCCATTTATACAAGTGCTGTGCTGCCTGTCCCATTCATTGTCTATATACCTATCCTTGAACTGCCTGCCTCTTTACCTATCCAAAAACCTGTGCTTTCTACCCCAAAGTTGTTTGGGATCCAAGCTTAGAAATTCTGCACTGACTGAGATATCTTTGGAAATATCTTGCTATAACTGAACCTCTACCTCCTACTGTAATTGTCCTTTAGTACCCATatattacagcagtgatccccaaccagtggctcgggggaacatgttgcccaccaaccccttggatgttgctcccagtggcttcaaattAGGTGCTTATTGTTGAATTCCTGCTAAgtagacaagttttggttgcataaaaaccaagtataatgccaaacagagccttctgttgcTCTgttgccagtccacacagggactattaagtagccaattatagctcttattgtcaCCCCAGGAACCTATTTCATGcctatgttgctccccaatactttttccatttaaatgtggctcacgggtatgaaaggttgggcatccctgtaTTAAAGCATCCATAATATCATTTGAATTTATTGTCCAATCAACACACACATAAGAGAGTTTGAATTCCATGTTACTATGATAGTTTAAACCACTAATATCAAAACTGTTCCCCATCCGtgtgttgctaaactacaactcttcAACATGCCTGCCCCCAGAGGAGCTAGCTGCGGCCCCACAAAGCACCAGTTGCATGAAGAGGGAATTACAAACTCCCCATAGAACCCAGAAGTCACCTGAAAGCAGTCTTTATctactgctgaactacaactctcagaatccCAGACCAGCTGGAGATCTACAGGTTGGATTGCTAGTAACTTGAAACCCCCACTATGCCTAACTGTCCAAGTCACTTTAAAAGATAAAAACCCAGAATAGCATATTTTGGGTCTAGAGAAACTATTGAATTATACATATGTTGTTTAATGTACCCTTTTGTCTCTCTGAGCTTGGTGTCTCAGACAACAGGTTTAGAGTGTTCAACCCCTATTTTATTAGATTACAGTTAATCTTCTATTGTGTGTTACAGGCCCAGAGGGGTCTAGACGTGCCTAAAGACATTGCAATGTGCTGTTTGTGTACGATGGTATCTCAAGTGCTCTGTAGTCATTTCCCTTTTGGTATGCAGGAGGTGTTACTCGAAACCAAGTGAAGCGAGCACAGAGTGACAGCTTCCTCTCCCCACCCTGAGCCAGACCTCCGTGTCACCTGCTTCACCTGCATCAGCTGACTAGTGCGGCCCTTGCACTCTACCTGACTGCACTTGTCAGAGGAAAGGTATCTGCAGGGTCAGAGCATCACATGGGGTATATTTCGGTGAGAAAGAGAGAAGAGCTGCAACAAGAGCTCAAAGAGTGTTTTAGGGTTTTAGGTCATGTTTACAATCAGGGAAATGTAATTGCATTCCTTATCTCTGagtaaaagaaatgaaaaactcAAAACATCAGCTGTGGATGGACATTGTTTTCTTAATTCTTTTATACAGAACACTTTGCATCTACAttcaaagggccagattcaatttgatgagaaaaatgtatctaaGTCAAAAACTTAATTGAAGTCTTTGGCTATTACCACATGGAGCTGATTCTCGgtctgtggataaacgcaggccaaaAATGAGAATTTACGTCAGCCTTTCCATGTTCCTGCACCCAAGTAGGAGGCATTTGCTGCTAaagcagtggctctgggtgcaggggATGTGCCTTGACCAACCCCTTTTTGAATGTGATTCGATACAGCATCCAATATGCCAAAAAAGCCTTAAACTAaagaacaagtacaggtatgggatcccttatccggagacccgttatctagaaagttccgaattacgaaaagaccaTCTGCCATttactctattataagcaaacaattcaaatttttaaaaatgatttcctttttctctgtaataataaaacagtacctgtacttgatcccaactaagatataattaccccttattgggggcagaacaatcctattgggtttatttaatatttaaatgatttttagctgacttaagttatggagatccaaattacggaaagatcccttatggggaaaaccccaggacccgagcatatttgataacaggtcctatacctgtacaaacatttaaaaatggccATGTTTTATACCATATCCTGGCCTACCCTGGCCACAAATACACACACCCATGCCTCCATAGACCACTTCTGCTAAACCCAACCTATCTTTGGAAGGTATTTTACCTTTAGTTTATGGCAGTTAAACTACAACTTCTTGGCAAGGTGTTGGGTGCTAAAATTCTACACATTAGGAATATAAGGAATTTAGAGATATAAGGATATTTGAGACAGAGTCAGGCAGAATGTATGCAGGGGTCAGAGAGCAGATGGAGAATGCTGATTTATAGGAGGTAGGTACACAGCAGACTGGGTGGGCTTATATTTCTTTTTCTACCTATAAATCTATGTTTCTGTGTTGTGAGAAACGATAGCAGGCACAAAATACTTTATCAAGGAATTTAACTAAAACCAAAAGATTCCTTATGCCACAGATCTATAATTCCTCTTTAAGTTAGTACAGCAAAAGCTTGGCATACATGCTCAGATCCCTGCCATCAATAAGATTTGCCCAAATATATCAGGACAGGTCATAGTGAATAAATGTACCAAGGATGGCCAACCTTAAGGAAGGGGCACATGTGGAGATTAgacgcctgtgataaatcttcgctattgctggcgactaatctccccgacataccatcccaccggcaagaatgtaaatcaccagtgggatggcatacgcatcgcttcgGTTTCCCGAAGTTGTGTCGCAAGGTTAGAGTCCTAGCAAGTACGCTTCCACTTGCTATGTGACTTTAACCATACACCGGGACCCATGTAACAGTGCTTTACCTGAAAACCCACACTCCCAAATCATATGGGCTGCCGAAAGAAGCACATGTGCACCAGTGGATAAGTCGGATTTCTTGGGTTGCAGCATGGTTGCGAGGAAGTTCGGGCTCTTAGGTTAGTTTTCCATTTATTTGTATGCCAATATTCTTCACTTGGTCTGTTGTGATTTAAAGGGGTGAGATCATTATTGCAA includes:
- the sox9 gene encoding transcription factor Sox-9 isoform X1 — encoded protein: MNLLDPFMKMTEEQDKCMSGAPSPTMSEDSAGSPCPSGSGSDTENTRPQENTFPKGDPELKKETEDEKFPVCIREAVSQVLKGYDWTLVPMPVRVNGSSKSKPHVKRPMNAFMVWAQAARRKLADQYPHLHNAELSKTLGKLWRLLNEGEKRPFVEEAERLRIQHKKDHPDYKYQPRRRKSVKNGQSEQEDGAEQTHISPNAIFKALQADSPHSASSMSEVHSPGEHSGQSQGPPTPPTTPKTDVQPGKPDLKREGRPLQESGRQPPHIDFRDVDIGELSSEVISTIETFDVNEFDQYLPPNGHPGVGSTQAPYTGSYGINSTPSATPGAGPAWMSKQQQQQQQQPQPPQHSLSTINSEQSQSQQRTHIKTEQLSPSHYSDQQQQHSPQQLNYSSFNLQHYSSSYPTITRAQYDYTEHQGSNSYYSHASGQNSGLYSNFSYMNPSQRPMYTPIADTTGVPSIPQTHSPQHWEQPVYTQLTRP